The window TGTCGGCCTGTGTGCCTTGCCGTGGATCGCCGCGCTGTTGGGCGCTGTGTCATTCGGTAGCTCCGCGCAGCATTTCGGCCTTTGGGCGCTTGCAGCGATGCTCATTGCGGGCAGCGCAGCCACGACCTCTTCTGCGCCCGTATCGGTGGTTGTCTTCGATCTGGTCGTGGGCGTCTCCGGCGCTGCATCCTTTGTGATTAGCGGCGATTATCCATTTGCCGTTGCGAGCCTTGCGTTTGTTCTGACTATCGTTGCTGCAGCGCTCAACTCCGCGCGGACCTATCTCTCGGCGCGTATTGCCGAGGCAGGCGTCGCTGAGAAAGACGAGGTCGTGTCCCTGCTGCTCCGCGAATTCGAGGAAAAAGAGTCGGACTGGCTCTGGCAAGTCGACAATCATCGCCGCCTGCGCTCTGTTTCGCCGCGCTTTGCCTTTGCCTTGGGCAAGGAACCGCAAGAGGTCGAAGGCGAGCGGTTTATCCGCCTTATCGGTGGGGACACCTTTGAAACGGGTGAAGTGCCGCGCAGCCTGCATGATCTCGCCGAACGGTTGAAGCGGCGCGAGAGCTTCTCCAACCTCCTGGTGCAGGTCCATATTGGCGAGCAGCGCCGCTGGTGGGAATTGTCAGGCACGCCAATGCGCGACCAGTCGGGCAATTATATCGGCTTTCGCGGCGTCGGCTCCGATGTGAGCGAACAGCGCGAGCGAGACGAGAAGATCGCCTATCTGGCGCGATACGACACGCTGACCGGTCTGCCAAACCGCCTGATGCTTACGGAGGCTCTTGGCGAGGCCATGCGCTTCTCCGAGCAATGGCGCACCCGCTGCGCTTTCCTGATGATCGACCTCGACCGCTTCAAGGCGGTAAACGATTCGCTCGGCCACCTTGTCGGGGATCGCCTGCTCGCCAAGGTGTCAGAACGGCTCAATTCGGTCTGCACCGACAATGAAAAATGCGGGCGCCTCGGCGGTGACGAATTCGCCGTTGTCATACGCGATGCGACCGATCACCTGCGCGTCGATCGCATTGCTGAAACGATCATTGAACAGCTTTCGCAGCCCTACATCGTCGACAATCACACGCTCTTCATTGGTGCCAGTGTCGGGTCCGCCATTGGCCCGCGTGACGGACAGACCGTCGAAACGCTGATGCGCAACGCGGATCTGGCACTGTACCGCGCGAAGGATGATGGGGGCGGCACGCATTGCAATTACATCCCGTCACTTCACGCCACGGCAGAGGAGCGGCGCAAACTTGAGCTATCGCTGCGCCAGGCCATCGAGAAGAACGAATTGACGCTCAACTATCAGCCGGTGGTCAACGCCAATACGGAGAAAGTCGTCAGTTTCGAAGCCCTGCTGCGCTGGAACAGCGAAGAGCATGGTTTTATCAGCCCCGCCAAGTTCATCCCTCTTGCAGAAGACACGCGGCTGATCGTGCCCATCGGCCAGTGGGTCCTGCACAAGGCTTGCAAGGAAGCCACGCGTTGGGATGACGATATCAAGGTTGCGGTCAACGTATCGGGCGAGCAGCTGCTCGAACCCAATTTCACCGCGACCGTCGTGCAGGCTCTTGCAGAGACAGGCCTAGCGGCCAATCGGCTGGAAGTGGAAGTGACCGAAAGCGTGTTCCTGCGCGATGGCAAGACCGCGAATGAAACGCTCGAAGAGATTCTTGCATTGGGCTGCTCCGTAGCGCTGGACGACTTCGGCACGGGCTATTCGTCGCTTGGCTACCTACGCGATCTTCGTTTCTCGACTATCAAGGTCGATCGCAGCTTCGTGCAGGGCGCATCGGAAGACAGTCCTGAAAGCCTTGCGATCGTTCGCGCCGTAGTTGCGATGGCACAAAGCCTCGAAATGTCGACGACTGCTGAAGGCGTCGAGACAGCCGAGCAGGCGCAGCTCGTGCGCGATCTGGGCTGCACGAAAATCCAGGGATATTACTTTGGCCGCCCGATGAGCGCAGTGGAAGCGCACTCGCTCGTTTTGAAGCGCAGCAAAGCGGCAGCGTAAGCCTCTAGGCGAGAACTTTCAGCACGCTTTCAAACAGGCGCCTGCCATCGCTCCCACCATGCGCCGGCTCAATCGCCCGCTCAGGGTGTGGCATCATGCCGAGAACATTGCCCTTTGCATTGAGAATGCCCGCGATATCGCGCCGCGATCCGTTCACTGCGTCGGGATAGCGAAAGGCCACGCGGCCATCGCCTTCGAGCCGGTCCAGCGTTTCATCATCGGCGAAGTAATTGCCATCGTGATGCGCAACAGGGATCGCGATGCGTTCGCCAGCGGAATAAGCATTGGTGAAATGGCTGCTCGCATTCTCGACGATCAGTTCAGCCGTGCGGCAGATGAAATTCTGTCCGGCGTTGCGCATCAGCGCACCAGGCAGCAGCCGTGCTTCGGTGAGCACCTGAAAACCGTTGCAAACGCCCAGCACCGGCACGCCACGCTCGGCAGCCGCGATGACGGAGCGCATGATCGGGCTGTTCGCCGCCATGGCGCCGCTGCGCAGGTAATCGCCGTAAGAAAAGCCGCCGGGCAGGGCGATGAAATCGAGGGCGTCGGGAAGATCGGCATCGCCGTGCCACACCTTGACCGGATCTGTGCCCGTCACATCGCGCAGCGCCACCCACATGTCGCGGTCGCAATTGGAGCCGGGGAATGTGACAACTGCGGTCTTCATCAGCCCACCTTCTCGATGCGGTAGTTTTCGATCACCGTATTGGCGAGCAGCTTCTGGCACATTTCGGCAAGGGCTTCGTCGCTGGTGCTGTCAGCGACGTCCATTTCGACCGTGCGTCCGATGCGGACATCGTCCACACCATCAAAGCCAAGCCCTTCGAGCGCGTGATGCACTGCGCGACCCTGCGGGTCGAGAACACCGGGCTTGAGCGAAACGTGGACACGGATTTTCATGAGAAGGGGCCTTTGCACTCTGGAATCTATGCGCCCGGCCTATGGCGTTTCCGCGCGCGCGGGGCAAGGGGGATGCAGGCGCAATCGCACAGGAAAAAGAGCGGCGAACCCAGTTGGTCCGCCGCCCTTCGCAAAAGTATCCGCTCGATTATTCGCCTTCGGTCGGTGCCACGAGGATGCGTGCATCGGCGCGGCGCTCCGGCGTCAGGTATTGCTGAGCCATGGCCTGGATTTCTTCCGGCGTGATACTCATGATCGTTTCCACCTGCGTGCGGACCCGGTTGAGGCGATCGGCTTCGCTCTGCGCGTCATTGACGATGCCGAGCCAATAGCCGTTATTCTCCTGCGCCTGCCGGATGTTTTCGATCACCGGCTGACGGGCGCGAAGGAGGAAGTCCTCCGTCACAGGCTCGTCGCGCAATTCGCGGGCAAGGCGATGGATCAGGCCAAGCGTCTGATCCGTCAGACCCGGGTCGATGACCGCAGACATGCTGATCGTGCCGTAGTCTTCGAACGTGCTGCTCGTCGAACCGCCGACACTCGGGCTGTAAGTCGCGGCAAACTCTTCTCGCAGTGTTTCGATGCCTTTCAGGCGTAGTACGCCGACCAACATCTGGTGAGTCACGGCTGCCCGATAATCGTCGTCATCGATCGTGCGCCAGATGCTGCCGACCAATGCCTGATCATCCTGACCGGTGTGGGTGAAATCGGTGATGCCGTCATCCGACAGATCGTTGAATGCAATCACACGCTCGTCAGCATAGTCGCTGAACTCAGCTTCACGCTCCGGCAACGCGCCGAAGCTCTGCGCTACAGCCGCAATCGCCTCTTCGGGATCGATATCACCGACAATGCCAATTTCGATCGCACCGTCTGCAGCCGCCGCCTGAACCGAGGCGAGCAGCGCTTCGCGGTCCACCGCATCAAGCTGCTCGCGGGTCGGGAAATCGGTGTAGGGGCTGTCCGCGATCAGCGCTCCGGAATTGAAGCCGAAGACCGAACCGGGCTGCGACAGAAGCGAATTCCAGACCTGTTCTATGACTGCGTTGAAGCGCGCATCGGCTTCCGGCCGCAAGCCAAGGTCAGTCAGGAATGCTGCGCTGACTTTCATCTGCATGTCGAGATCGTCAGGCGTGGTTACACCGCCGGTGCTGAACGTGTCGCTCCCTGCGTTGATGCCGGTCGAAATCTGGCGTCCTGCCGTTGCTTCCTGCAATTCGTCGGCAGTGTGTGCCTGCGTACCGCCGACAGCCGAAGCGATTTGCAGGTAGATACCCGCAGCAGTCGAGCTGGCCGGATCGAGCGCAAAGCTGCCGCCGTCCATGTTGACCGAGAAGCGCACGCGGCCCGGTTCAAAATCGGTCTGCTTGATGTTCAGGCGCACATTGTTGTCGAACACGACCGTGCGAATGCCGAGGTCCTCGATCATGGTGTCGGAAACGACCGTGCCCGGAGTGCCCCAATCATCATAAGCGAAAATCACCGCATCCGTATCTTCCGGCGGAGTAACAGCGACCGTGGTGCTTTCGTTGAAAACGGCCGCGACGGCTTCTTCTCCGCCGAAGTCTTCTTTCGCGGTCACGCGGACCAGCGGCGCGCCTTCGCTCCAAGCTTCGCGGAAGGTCTCGTTCACCGCATCAAGAGTCAGCTGCGGGCGCATCGCCTCGAACAGCTCGAGCCGGTACTGCGGGGTGGTGATGAAATCATTCTCGGTCGCGGCGTTCACCAGTGCCCCTGCGAGCTGCGGATGCGTGCGCGCATCGGCCTGCGCTGCGGCGCGTTCGTAGCTGCTGGCGGTCTGCGTCAGCGCGTAATCGAGCTCTGCCTGAGTGAAACCGTATTCCAGTGCGCGGCGCAGTTCCTGTTCGGCAATGGCGAGGCCCTGTTCCCAGGCCCCATCGCGGGTGTCGATGCTGAGCGAAGTGTAATCTGCCACGCCTTCATCGCTGCCGGCGCCATAGCCGCCGCCGAGGATCGGGCTGTCCGCCTGATTGGCGATGCGCGAGATGCGGCGGTTGAAGATAATGCGGGAAAGGCTGCGCAACTGGCCTTCCATGCGCTCCGCCACGGTGTCCACCTGGTCCTCGTAAGGACGCAGCTGGTAGATCGCCACACCTTCACCGATTGCCGGATCGACAAAGGTGTCGAATTCCGTTTCGCGGTCGAAGTTCACATCGCCGAGCGGCGGTATTGAGCCCGCTGCGCCGACCCCCTGCCAATCGCTGAAACGCTCAACAATCTTCGCTTCGATTTCCGCAACGTCGATATCGCCGACGACGATCAGCGTCGCGTTCTCCGGACGATAGAAGCGGTTGTAGAGATCGCGGAACATTTCCGGCGTAGCGGCGCGCACGGTAGCGTCGGTGCCGATCGGAAAGCGGCTGACATAGCGTGTGCCGGGGATGCGGAAATCGAACATGTCGCGGAAATTGCGCAGTCCGGCGCTGTCGCGCACGCGGCGTTCGCTAACGATGA is drawn from Aurantiacibacter sp. MUD61 and contains these coding sequences:
- the purS gene encoding phosphoribosylformylglycinamidine synthase subunit PurS, which codes for MKIRVHVSLKPGVLDPQGRAVHHALEGLGFDGVDDVRIGRTVEMDVADSTSDEALAEMCQKLLANTVIENYRIEKVG
- a CDS encoding putative bifunctional diguanylate cyclase/phosphodiesterase, which encodes MSKNPTGLPKLPLRLASLEVIGLREPSEGTWERLRALQYSELHKFSRIRLAAHGIAGTMAAALYFGTLPPWLLALWLISIVAAVANVSRIDRLFADVDKRHMTRVEFRRQALAVGLCALPWIAALLGAVSFGSSAQHFGLWALAAMLIAGSAATTSSAPVSVVVFDLVVGVSGAASFVISGDYPFAVASLAFVLTIVAAALNSARTYLSARIAEAGVAEKDEVVSLLLREFEEKESDWLWQVDNHRRLRSVSPRFAFALGKEPQEVEGERFIRLIGGDTFETGEVPRSLHDLAERLKRRESFSNLLVQVHIGEQRRWWELSGTPMRDQSGNYIGFRGVGSDVSEQRERDEKIAYLARYDTLTGLPNRLMLTEALGEAMRFSEQWRTRCAFLMIDLDRFKAVNDSLGHLVGDRLLAKVSERLNSVCTDNEKCGRLGGDEFAVVIRDATDHLRVDRIAETIIEQLSQPYIVDNHTLFIGASVGSAIGPRDGQTVETLMRNADLALYRAKDDGGGTHCNYIPSLHATAEERRKLELSLRQAIEKNELTLNYQPVVNANTEKVVSFEALLRWNSEEHGFISPAKFIPLAEDTRLIVPIGQWVLHKACKEATRWDDDIKVAVNVSGEQLLEPNFTATVVQALAETGLAANRLEVEVTESVFLRDGKTANETLEEILALGCSVALDDFGTGYSSLGYLRDLRFSTIKVDRSFVQGASEDSPESLAIVRAVVAMAQSLEMSTTAEGVETAEQAQLVRDLGCTKIQGYYFGRPMSAVEAHSLVLKRSKAAA
- the purQ gene encoding phosphoribosylformylglycinamidine synthase subunit PurQ codes for the protein MKTAVVTFPGSNCDRDMWVALRDVTGTDPVKVWHGDADLPDALDFIALPGGFSYGDYLRSGAMAANSPIMRSVIAAAERGVPVLGVCNGFQVLTEARLLPGALMRNAGQNFICRTAELIVENASSHFTNAYSAGERIAIPVAHHDGNYFADDETLDRLEGDGRVAFRYPDAVNGSRRDIAGILNAKGNVLGMMPHPERAIEPAHGGSDGRRLFESVLKVLA
- a CDS encoding M16 family metallopeptidase, with the protein product MKLRRVLNASISSAALALTLSIAAPAQAQSAWGVEATDVQEDEANTYGVLSNGMRYAIRQNDTPDGSASFRMHFDFGSLGESEAEQGLAHFIEHMAFNGTTNVPEGEMIPLLERLGASFGADTNAYTSFEETVYMLDIPNANEEGVDTALFLMRETASEMLFTPEAVDREREIIVSERRVRDSAGLRNFRDMFDFRIPGTRYVSRFPIGTDATVRAATPEMFRDLYNRFYRPENATLIVVGDIDVAEIEAKIVERFSDWQGVGAAGSIPPLGDVNFDRETEFDTFVDPAIGEGVAIYQLRPYEDQVDTVAERMEGQLRSLSRIIFNRRISRIANQADSPILGGGYGAGSDEGVADYTSLSIDTRDGAWEQGLAIAEQELRRALEYGFTQAELDYALTQTASSYERAAAQADARTHPQLAGALVNAATENDFITTPQYRLELFEAMRPQLTLDAVNETFREAWSEGAPLVRVTAKEDFGGEEAVAAVFNESTTVAVTPPEDTDAVIFAYDDWGTPGTVVSDTMIEDLGIRTVVFDNNVRLNIKQTDFEPGRVRFSVNMDGGSFALDPASSTAAGIYLQIASAVGGTQAHTADELQEATAGRQISTGINAGSDTFSTGGVTTPDDLDMQMKVSAAFLTDLGLRPEADARFNAVIEQVWNSLLSQPGSVFGFNSGALIADSPYTDFPTREQLDAVDREALLASVQAAAADGAIEIGIVGDIDPEEAIAAVAQSFGALPEREAEFSDYADERVIAFNDLSDDGITDFTHTGQDDQALVGSIWRTIDDDDYRAAVTHQMLVGVLRLKGIETLREEFAATYSPSVGGSTSSTFEDYGTISMSAVIDPGLTDQTLGLIHRLARELRDEPVTEDFLLRARQPVIENIRQAQENNGYWLGIVNDAQSEADRLNRVRTQVETIMSITPEEIQAMAQQYLTPERRADARILVAPTEGE